One Elaeis guineensis isolate ETL-2024a chromosome 10, EG11, whole genome shotgun sequence genomic window carries:
- the LOC105035889 gene encoding pentatricopeptide repeat-containing protein At2g29760, chloroplastic: MTTRVLSPPLSVIPLRNLGPAHDNEDRRRSGDHPVLAFFDDYKSLDAAQLRQIHARMLRLGLFSHPYSASRLLTACSLSSSPDLHYALRVFDQIPHPNLYTWNTLIRAHASSHNPDSGLRLFSRMLRDSPHLPDKFTYPFAIKAAAELSALGEGAALHGMVVKSPFRSDIFILNSLIHFYAACGHLDLSYQVFRKIPGRDVVSWNSMISAFAQAGKCGEAVQLFQEMVGENVSPNDVTVVSVLSACGKKGDLESGKWIHSCIKRYAIEETVILSNAMLDMYVKCGSLEDAKLLFDHMSARDSISWTTMLVGCARSGEFDAARHIFDVMPSHDIASWNALISGYEQSCQPKKALALFHELLKAGGKPDQVTLVAALSACSQLGALELGCWIHAHIKKNNFNLNSHLTTSLIDMYSKCGDLDKALELFRSMEQRDVFVWSAMIAGLAMHGNGKASLDLFMQMQEAKVKPNKVTFTNILCACSHAGLVDEGRSYFSQMLLVYGIAQNVEHYGCMIDILGRAGLLQEAKELIEDMPMPPCASVWGALLGACAIHKNIELGEYAFRHLIKLEPRNHGAYILLSNLYAKSRKWDGVARLRKLMKDTGLKKEPGYSSIEVHGVVHDFLVGDISHPLRGRIYFQLDEITSRLKEVGYVPNVTQLLQDIEEEDVKEKALNLHSEKLAIAFGLISTGSPAPIRITKNLRICDDCHSFAKLISRVYTREIILRDRYRFHHFKEGYCSCMDYW, translated from the coding sequence ATGACGACTCGCGtgctctctcctcctctctccgTTATTCCTCTTCGCAACCTCGGACCCGCCCATGACAACGAGGACCGCCGCCGCTCTGGAGACCATCCGGTGCTCGCGTTTTTCGACGACTACAAGAGCCTCGACGCCGCACAGCTCAGGCAAATCCACGCCCGCATGCTCCGCCTCGGCCTCTTCTCTCACCCCTACTCCGCCAGCCGGCTCCTCACCGCCtgctccctctcttcctcccccgaCCTCCATTACGCCCTCAGGGTGTTCGACCAAATACCCCACCCGAACCTCTACACCTGGAACACCCTCATCCGCGCCCACGCTTCCAGCCACAACCCCGATTCCGGTCTCCGCCTCTTCTCCCGCATGCTCCGAGACAGCCCTCACTTACCTGACAAGTTCACCTACCCTTTCGCCATCAAAGCTGCAGCAGAGCTCTCCGCCCTGGGAGAGGGCGCCGCCCTCCACGGGATGGTCGTCAAATCTCCCTTCCGTTCTGACATCTTCATCCTCAACTCTCTTATCCACTTCTATGCGGCCTGCGGGCATTTGGATCTTTCCTACCAGGTGTTTCGGAAGATTCCTGGGAGAGATGTCGTTTCTTGGAATTCCATGATCAGTGCTTTCGCTCAAGCAGGTAAGTGCGGTGAGGCAGTGCAACTGTTTCAAGAGATGGTGGGTGAGAATGTGAGTCCTAATGATGTCACTGTGGTCAGCGTTCTCTCTGCTTGTGGAAAGAAAGGGGACTTGGAATCTGGGAAGTGGATCCATTCTTGTATCAAGAGATATGCTATCGAGGAAACCGTGATACTGAGTAATGCGATGCTTGATATGTACGTCAAGTGTGGCAGCTTGGAGGATGCAAAATTGCTGTTTGATCATATGAGTGCGAGGGATTCCATTTCATGGACTACCATGCTTGTTGGTTGTGCAAGGTCAGGGGAATTTGATGCTGCCCGGCACATTTTTGACGTGATGCCTAGCCATGATATTGCATCCTGGAATGCTTTAATCTCAGGCTATGAACAGAGTTGCCAACCGAAAAAAGCATTAGCACTTTTTCATGAATTGCTCAAGGCTGGTGGAAAACCTGATCAGGTCACACTCGTTGCTGCACTGTCAGCTTGCTCCCAGTTGGGTGCGTTGGAATTAGGCTGCTGGATCCATGCACACATAAAGAAGAATAACTTTAACTTGAATTCTCATCTGACAACCTCGCTTATTGACATGTACTCAAAGTGTGGAGACCTGGATAAGGCACTTGAATTGTTCAGGTCCATGGAACAGAGGGATGTTTTTGTGTGGAGTGCAATGATTGCAGGACTGGCGATGCATGGGAACGGAAAAGCTTCTCTGGATCTCTTCATGCAAATGCAAGAGGCTAAGGTTAAGCCCAACAAGGTCACTTTTACAAATATACTTTGTGCTTGTAGCCATGCTGGATTGGTCGATGAGGGTCGGTCGTATTTCAGCCAAATGCTTCTAGTGTATGGCATCGCACAAAATGTGGAGCACTATGGGTGCATGATCGACATCCTTGGCCGTGCTGGGCTGTTACAAGAAGCCAAGGAGTTGATAGAAGATATGCCAATGCCACCTTGTGCTTCAGTATGGGGAGCATTGCTTGGGGCTTGTGCGATTCATAAGAATATCGAACTGGGAGAATATGCATTTAGACATCTCATCAAGTTGGAGCCTAGAAATCATGGAGCTTATATTCTATTATCTAATTTATATGCCAAGTCCAGGAAATGGGATGGTGTTGCAAGGTTGAGGAAACTGATGAAGGATACTGGGTTGAAGAAAGAACCTGGTTATAGCTCAATAGAGGTCCATGGTGTAGTTCATGACTTTCTTGTGGGAGATATATCTCACCCACTTAGAGGGAGAATATATTTCCAGTTGGATGAAATTACATCCAGACTAAAAGAAGTAGGTTATGTACCAAACGTGACACAGCTTCTGCAGGATATAGAAGAAGAGGATGTCAAAGAGAAGGCGCTGAATCTACATAGTGAGAAGCTGGCGATTGCTTTTGGACTGATTAGTACAGGTTCACCTGCACCAATTCGGATTACTAAGAATCTTCGTATCTGTGATGACTGCCACTCATTCGCCAAGCTAATATCTAGGGTTTACACTAGGGAGATAATTTTGAGAGATCGATATAGATTTCATCATTTTAAGGAAGGATATTGCTCATGCATGGATTACTGGTGA